Genomic window (Sulfurimonas sp.):
TAATATGCTAGAATTCTACACTTAAAAAGAAGAGATTTATGAAAAGAATTAATTGTAGAATATGTATCCATTATTTTGTTACTTGGGAGAAGGATAAACCACATGGCTGTAAAGCTTATGGTTTTAAAGCACAACAGATTCCAT
Coding sequences:
- a CDS encoding uracil-DNA glycosylase; the encoded protein is MKRINCRICIHYFVTWEKDKPHGCKAYGFKAQQIPSIVVFQSSGSDCNLFRAKPLAK